A stretch of DNA from Gemmatimonadota bacterium:
GCTCGACGGCTCCACCCGCCCGGGGCTGCGGCGGCTCGACGGCCAGCGGCACAACGCTGTCCCAAGCGACGGGCCAACGCGAGAGCAACGCGATCCCGTACTCGCCGCCCTGATAGTCGAGGGTACGGCCGAAGACCCCGTGCAGCCCCGTAAGCCGCTCAAGTTCCGCCAGTTGGTCCACGTCCTGGGAGCGTGCCGTCCGCCGGTCGACCTCCTGCAGCAACACGATGTCCGCCGCCACGGAATCCAGCACCGCGGCCACGCGTTCCAGGTTCGGCGCACCGCCGGCGTCTTTCCCCGCGTGAATGTTGTACGTGACGACGCGGATGGGGATGGCATGGTCGAGCGCTCTTGATCCCGTTACCGATCCTGATCCCGTGCCCGCCGGACCCAGCGCGCCCGAGCACGCCAGCGCAAGCGCAGCGAAGCCCAGGGCGAAGCGTCCGCTTCCATCACGCGCCATGCAGCCAGAAGCGACAGTGCGCGGGGAGGGCGCTGAGGGCCAGGGGCTCATACGCCCGCCGGCGTCAGCCCCGCTGCCGCCGGCAGCCGGAGCACGAATTCGGCGCCCCCGCCCGTACGGTTGCGCGCCTCGATCCCGCCGCCGTGCGCGGCCACAGTCTTGCGTACCAGCGCGAGACCGAGCCCGGTCCCGCGCGACTTGGTGGTGAAGTCGGGCTCGAAGATGCGCTCCCCTGCCCCATCCGGCAGTCCGGGACCCGTGTCGCCGATCACGATCTCGATCCACACCTCCTCCTGACCCTGCCCTCCAGGCGGCAGCACGGAGACACGAACCTCGATTTCCCGGCGCTCCCTGCCGGCTACCGCTTCCACGGCATTGCGCAGCAGGTTGCGCATCGTCCGTACGAGCGCCTCGTAATGGCCCTCGACGAGCGGCAGCTCGGGCGGCGAGTGGAGCGCCGCTGCGACGCCGGGCGGCACATCGCTGGCCAGCAGTGAACCGAGCAGCTCCTTCAGGTCCACGGCGCTGCGCGGACCGGCCGGCGGCCGGCCCA
This window harbors:
- a CDS encoding endonuclease/exonuclease/phosphatase family protein, with the protein product MARDGSGRFALGFAALALACSGALGPAGTGSGSVTGSRALDHAIPIRVVTYNIHAGKDAGGAPNLERVAAVLDSVAADIVLLQEVDRRTARSQDVDQLAELERLTGLHGVFGRTLDYQGGEYGIALLSRWPVAWDSVVPLAVEPPQPRAGGAVEPRAALHVRIATPGGLLDVINTHLDPLQAGTYRRQELVGLLAHVRRGVAGAAPVVVGGDLNTHPGTDEVAALELALVDGWVECGRGGGGGGATYPASVPERRIDYLFYRGAGCREASVVASAASDHRPLLLLLHIPREDR